Proteins encoded within one genomic window of Citricoccus muralis:
- a CDS encoding mycothione reductase yields the protein MITPFWDDRRVAIIDSGVFGGTCLNRGCIPTKMFAYPSQLAASAAKASRLGVDLEAHGARWREIRDRIFTRIDAISDGGRRYRDEELDNTTLVDEEVRFTGPKQLTTAGGAVIEADNIVVAAGSRPVLPVVPGIDLPQVHTSDTVMRVDELPEKIIVVGGGFIAAEFASIFSGLGSEVVQVNRSPRLLRSHDDTISERFTELAARQWDLRTGAVLSSIEPLTDGGSGTGQRVRVNFTAAYGDQASATSDFSEDANLVLIAQGRTPNTDRLNVAAASEGGLDVREDGTLATDSFGRLLSAGQPVPGLWGIGDVVNSWQLKHVANHEQRVVAHNLEHPDDLRSMELTPVPSAVFSRPQIATAGLTEAEALALYGADRISVKVQDYGAVAYGWAMEDDHGLVKLIAERDTGLIVGAHLLGEDASNLIQPLIQAMSFGLDAHTMARGQYWIHPALAEVVENALLGLEVPVSGHL from the coding sequence ATGATCACGCCCTTCTGGGATGACCGCCGTGTGGCGATCATCGATTCCGGCGTTTTCGGCGGGACCTGCCTCAACCGTGGCTGCATTCCCACGAAAATGTTCGCGTACCCCTCCCAACTGGCTGCCTCGGCCGCAAAGGCCTCACGGCTCGGCGTTGATCTAGAGGCCCATGGGGCGCGGTGGCGCGAGATACGTGATCGAATCTTCACCCGGATCGACGCCATCTCCGACGGTGGCCGTCGCTATCGTGACGAAGAGCTGGACAACACCACTTTGGTCGACGAAGAGGTGCGATTCACCGGACCGAAGCAACTGACCACCGCCGGCGGAGCGGTGATCGAAGCCGACAACATCGTGGTGGCGGCCGGCTCCCGTCCGGTGCTGCCCGTGGTGCCCGGCATCGATCTGCCGCAGGTGCACACCTCCGACACCGTGATGCGCGTTGATGAGTTGCCGGAGAAAATCATTGTCGTCGGTGGTGGGTTCATCGCCGCGGAATTTGCTTCCATCTTCTCGGGCCTGGGCTCCGAGGTGGTCCAGGTCAACCGATCGCCCCGGCTACTGCGTAGCCACGACGACACCATCTCAGAACGCTTCACCGAACTGGCCGCACGCCAATGGGATCTGCGCACCGGTGCCGTACTGTCCTCGATCGAACCGCTCACTGATGGTGGCTCTGGCACCGGGCAGCGGGTGCGGGTGAACTTCACCGCGGCGTACGGTGATCAGGCGTCGGCGACGTCTGACTTTAGCGAAGACGCTAACTTGGTGCTGATTGCTCAGGGACGCACTCCCAACACCGACCGCTTGAACGTGGCGGCCGCGTCCGAGGGCGGGCTCGATGTGCGCGAGGATGGCACCCTGGCCACAGACTCGTTTGGACGCCTCCTGTCAGCTGGACAGCCGGTGCCCGGGCTGTGGGGTATCGGTGACGTGGTGAATAGCTGGCAGCTCAAGCACGTTGCTAACCACGAACAGCGCGTCGTCGCTCATAACCTGGAGCACCCCGATGACCTTCGCTCCATGGAGTTGACCCCGGTTCCCTCGGCGGTGTTCTCGCGGCCACAGATCGCTACGGCAGGCCTCACCGAGGCCGAAGCGCTGGCACTCTACGGGGCGGACCGGATCAGCGTGAAGGTTCAGGACTACGGCGCGGTGGCGTATGGCTGGGCCATGGAAGACGACCATGGGCTGGTCAAGCTCATTGCGGAGCGCGACACGGGACTCATCGTCGGCGCACACCTGCTGGGCGAGGACGCCTCCAACCTCATTCAGCCGCTCATACAGGCCATGTCGTTTGGGCTGGATGCCCACACGATGGCCCGCGGCCAGTATTGGATTCACCCTGCCCTGGCCGAAGTGGTGGAAAACGCACTGCTAGGGCTCGAAGTTCCCGTTTCCGGTCACCTCTGA
- a CDS encoding pyruvate carboxylase, whose amino-acid sequence MSENNRVRTSDVEETKPVFSKVLVANRGEIAVRAFRACFELGAQTVAVFPYEDRNSIHRQKADEAYRIGEEGHPVRAYLNVDEIVQIALDSGCDAIYPGYGFLSENADLARAARDAGLTFVGPSPEILDLTGNKVEAIRTAREAGVPTLKSSAPSDNVEELLAAADEIGFPIFVKAVAGGGGRGMRRVDTENQLKDSLNAAMREAKTAFGDATVFLEQAVLRPRHIEVQILADKHGNVVHLFERDCSMQRRHQKVIEIAPAPNLDENIRQALYADAVKLAEAVGYENAGTVEFLVDTAGDRAGEHVFIEMNPRIQVEHTVTEEITDVDLVTAQLRIAAGESLEEIGIRQDELRIRGAAMQCRITTEDPANDFRPDTGAISAYRSAGGSGVRLDGGTIYTGAEISPHFDSMLVKLTCRGRDYATALRRTRRALAEFRIRGVATNIPFLMNVLDEPQFIEGDVATDFIDKHPHLTQVNRSQNRGSKALQYLADVTVNQPNGPRVEGIDPRDKLPRFPGDKTDEPDRSPFDGPSSQVPPNGWRQVLLEKGPEGFARALREQKALAVTDTTFRDAHQSLLATRVRTRDLLAAAPALAHTLPGLFSVEAWGGATYDVALRFLAEDPWDRLERLRAEMPNLPIQMLLRGRNTVGYTPYPQQVTEAFVEEAAATGVDIFRIFDALNDVDQVIPAIKAVREKTNAVAEAALCYTGNLLDPNEKLYTLDYYLQLADRLVEAGAHILAIKDMAGLLRPAAAHRLVTALRERFDVPVHLHTHDTAGGQLATLLAAADAGVDAVDTAVAAMSGTTSQVSMSALVAATELTDRDTGLDMEAVTALEPYWESVRGIYSPFESGLPAPTGRVYLHEIPGGQLSNLRQQAIALGLGERFEDIESMYAAANDILGNIVKVTPSSKVVGDLALALVGANADPADFAENPRDYDIPDSVIGFLSGQLGDPPGGWPEPFRTRALEGRTVSKPVEETISAEDEKLLAEPGQPRREALNRLLFPGPTREYQQHVENFGDTSVLHTRDFLYGMRRGHEHVISLGKGVRLLVQLQTITDADEKGMRQVALTLNGQARQLQVRDHSVESTVRAAEKAEAGNSGHVAAPFSGTVTVNVAEGDTVTAGQSVATIEAMKMEAGITTSVSGTVERVVLSEATPVDGGDLLVVIRPE is encoded by the coding sequence GTGTCCGAAAACAACCGTGTCAGGACCTCCGACGTCGAGGAAACCAAGCCGGTCTTCTCCAAAGTACTGGTCGCTAACCGCGGTGAAATCGCCGTGCGTGCGTTTCGCGCCTGTTTTGAACTTGGTGCTCAGACCGTCGCTGTATTTCCCTATGAGGATCGCAACTCGATTCACCGGCAGAAGGCTGATGAGGCCTACCGTATTGGTGAGGAAGGCCACCCGGTCCGTGCTTACCTGAATGTCGACGAGATCGTCCAGATCGCTCTCGACTCCGGATGTGACGCCATTTACCCGGGCTATGGATTCCTCTCTGAGAACGCCGATCTGGCACGTGCCGCCCGTGACGCCGGGCTGACGTTCGTGGGCCCCTCGCCCGAGATTCTTGACTTGACCGGAAATAAGGTCGAAGCCATCCGGACCGCCCGCGAGGCCGGGGTGCCAACCCTGAAATCTTCGGCCCCGTCGGACAACGTGGAAGAGCTGTTGGCAGCAGCAGACGAGATCGGTTTCCCGATTTTCGTCAAGGCCGTGGCCGGTGGTGGCGGACGCGGCATGCGTCGCGTTGATACCGAAAACCAGCTCAAAGATTCTCTTAACGCCGCGATGCGCGAGGCTAAGACCGCTTTCGGCGACGCCACGGTGTTCTTGGAGCAAGCCGTTTTGCGTCCGCGACACATCGAGGTCCAGATCCTCGCCGACAAGCACGGCAACGTCGTCCACCTGTTCGAGCGCGACTGCTCGATGCAGCGTCGTCACCAGAAGGTCATCGAAATTGCTCCGGCCCCGAACCTGGACGAGAACATTCGCCAGGCTCTGTATGCCGACGCTGTGAAGCTGGCTGAGGCGGTGGGCTACGAAAACGCCGGAACCGTGGAGTTTTTGGTCGATACGGCCGGTGATCGGGCCGGCGAGCACGTGTTCATCGAGATGAACCCGCGCATTCAGGTGGAGCACACCGTGACCGAGGAAATTACCGACGTTGACCTGGTGACCGCTCAGTTACGCATCGCCGCGGGGGAGTCGCTGGAGGAGATCGGCATCCGCCAGGACGAGCTGCGTATTCGCGGTGCGGCCATGCAGTGCCGCATCACCACCGAAGACCCGGCCAACGATTTCCGTCCCGACACCGGCGCGATTTCTGCCTACCGGTCTGCCGGTGGTTCCGGTGTCCGTCTGGACGGCGGCACCATCTACACCGGCGCCGAAATTAGCCCACACTTCGACTCGATGCTGGTGAAGCTCACCTGCCGTGGCCGCGACTACGCGACGGCGCTGCGCCGCACCCGCCGTGCCTTGGCCGAGTTCCGTATCCGCGGTGTGGCGACCAACATCCCGTTCTTGATGAACGTGCTGGATGAGCCGCAGTTCATCGAGGGCGACGTTGCCACCGACTTTATTGACAAGCACCCGCACTTGACCCAGGTCAACCGTTCGCAGAACCGTGGATCGAAAGCACTGCAGTACCTGGCCGATGTCACCGTGAACCAGCCCAACGGGCCGCGCGTCGAAGGCATCGACCCCCGAGACAAACTGCCTCGGTTCCCCGGGGACAAGACCGATGAACCGGATCGAAGCCCCTTCGACGGTCCCTCCAGCCAGGTGCCGCCAAACGGCTGGCGCCAGGTGCTCTTGGAGAAGGGGCCCGAGGGTTTTGCTCGGGCGTTGCGCGAGCAGAAGGCGCTGGCCGTCACCGACACCACCTTCCGTGATGCGCACCAGTCGCTGCTGGCGACCCGCGTGCGTACTCGTGATCTGCTGGCTGCGGCACCGGCGCTAGCGCACACCTTGCCCGGCCTGTTCTCGGTTGAGGCGTGGGGTGGGGCCACCTACGATGTGGCTCTGCGCTTCTTGGCTGAGGACCCGTGGGACCGTCTGGAGCGTCTGCGTGCCGAAATGCCCAACCTGCCAATTCAGATGCTGCTGCGCGGCCGCAACACCGTGGGCTACACCCCCTACCCGCAGCAGGTAACGGAAGCGTTTGTCGAGGAAGCCGCGGCCACCGGTGTCGATATTTTCCGCATCTTCGATGCTCTGAACGATGTCGACCAGGTCATTCCGGCTATCAAAGCCGTGCGGGAGAAGACCAACGCTGTCGCCGAAGCCGCGCTCTGTTACACGGGTAATCTGCTCGACCCGAACGAGAAGCTTTACACGCTGGACTACTACCTCCAGTTGGCCGATCGTCTCGTGGAAGCCGGGGCACACATCCTGGCCATCAAGGACATGGCCGGGCTGCTCCGTCCTGCTGCGGCGCACCGGTTGGTCACCGCGCTACGTGAGCGTTTTGACGTTCCGGTGCACCTTCACACCCACGACACCGCCGGCGGTCAGTTGGCAACGTTGCTTGCTGCAGCAGACGCTGGGGTCGATGCGGTGGATACCGCGGTCGCCGCGATGTCGGGGACCACCTCTCAGGTCTCGATGTCGGCCCTGGTTGCCGCCACCGAACTCACTGATCGTGATACCGGTCTGGACATGGAAGCAGTCACAGCGCTAGAACCCTACTGGGAGTCGGTGCGTGGGATTTACTCACCCTTCGAATCGGGTCTGCCAGCACCGACGGGCCGCGTCTACCTGCACGAGATCCCGGGTGGTCAGCTGTCCAACCTGCGCCAGCAGGCCATCGCCCTGGGTCTGGGGGAGCGGTTCGAAGACATCGAGTCGATGTACGCCGCCGCCAACGACATTCTGGGCAATATCGTCAAGGTCACCCCCTCGTCGAAGGTGGTCGGGGATCTGGCGCTGGCACTCGTAGGTGCCAACGCCGATCCCGCCGATTTTGCCGAGAATCCGCGCGACTACGACATTCCGGACTCGGTGATAGGATTCCTCTCCGGCCAGCTGGGTGACCCGCCCGGTGGTTGGCCGGAGCCGTTCCGCACCCGTGCTCTGGAAGGGCGGACCGTCTCCAAACCGGTGGAGGAGACCATCAGCGCAGAGGACGAGAAGCTGCTGGCCGAACCAGGCCAGCCGCGTAGAGAAGCACTCAATCGCCTGCTGTTTCCCGGACCCACCCGCGAATACCAGCAGCACGTGGAGAACTTCGGTGACACCTCGGTGCTACACACCCGGGACTTCCTCTATGGGATGCGTCGTGGGCATGAGCATGTCATCTCCCTGGGCAAGGGCGTTCGTCTGCTCGTGCAGTTGCAGACGATCACCGACGCCGATGAGAAGGGCATGCGCCAGGTGGCGCTGACCCTCAATGGTCAGGCGCGACAGCTGCAGGTGCGCGATCACTCGGTGGAATCCACGGTGCGTGCGGCAGAGAAGGCCGAGGCCGGTAATTCCGGTCATGTGGCAGCTCCGTTTTCCGGGACCGTGACCGTGAACGTGGCCGAAGGCGACACCGTCACCGCCGGACAGTCGGTGGCCACCATCGAAGCGATGAAAATGGAAGCCGGCATCACGACCTCCGTGAGCGGAACGGTGGAGCGGGTGGTCCTCAGTGAGGCAACTCCGGTCGATGGCGGCGATCTACTGGTCGTGATCCGCCCCGAGTGA